A genome region from Fervidicoccaceae archaeon includes the following:
- a CDS encoding biotin/lipoyl-containing protein → MLERELVVRVGGREYRALVREIEPNKYVVRIEGREISVEITPTSPRPRATSTPSSAAPTALAPPAEAPSPLPRGAEALGPTIEAPVPGKILTIRAGPGDLLERGAVVLTMESMKMELEIRAPAKCRVKEVLVKPGDFVEVGSPLVRIEEVV, encoded by the coding sequence TTGCTCGAGAGAGAGCTCGTAGTTAGAGTGGGCGGCAGGGAGTACAGGGCCTTAGTCCGAGAGATCGAGCCCAACAAATACGTCGTGAGGATAGAGGGCAGAGAGATCTCGGTGGAGATCACCCCGACCTCGCCCAGGCCTCGAGCGACGTCGACTCCCTCGAGCGCCGCGCCGACCGCTCTCGCTCCGCCCGCCGAGGCCCCTAGTCCTCTCCCCAGGGGGGCCGAGGCTCTCGGCCCGACCATAGAGGCCCCGGTCCCCGGCAAGATACTGACGATCCGAGCGGGTCCCGGCGACCTGCTCGAGAGAGGAGCGGTCGTGCTGACTATGGAGTCAATGAAAATGGAGCTCGAGATAAGAGCTCCGGCGAAGTGCAGGGTCAAGGAGGTCCTCGTGAAGCCGGGAGACTTCGTGGAGGTCGGCTCCCCGCTCGTGAGGATAGAGGAGGTGGTGTGA